Proteins from a genomic interval of Yoonia sp. GPGPB17:
- a CDS encoding Na+/H+ antiporter subunit C: MEFLIASAIGVMTAAGIYLVLRLRTFPVILGISLLTYAVNVFLFTSGRVVAGAPPVLRDELNNYTDPLPQALVLTAIVISFGMTAVVVMIGLGAFLGSDDDHVDDQPEGDV, translated from the coding sequence ATGGAGTTTCTGATTGCATCCGCTATTGGCGTTATGACCGCTGCGGGGATCTATCTGGTCCTTCGCTTGCGGACGTTCCCGGTGATCTTGGGTATCTCGCTGTTGACCTATGCGGTAAATGTCTTTCTGTTCACCTCTGGCCGGGTGGTGGCAGGCGCACCCCCGGTGCTGCGTGACGAGTTGAACAACTACACCGATCCACTCCCACAGGCGCTGGTCCTGACGGCGATTGTGATTTCCTTCGGCATGACGGCGGTGGTGGTCATGATCGGTCTGGGTGCTTTCCTTGGGTCTGATGATGATCACGTGGATGATCAGCCGGAGGGTGACGTATGA
- a CDS encoding K+/H+ antiporter subunit F, whose product MILATQFLNVALAITFLALALGQIMSMVRLVLGPTSGDRVLALDTMVINALGLVIVLGIHQGVQIYFEVALLIAMLGFVSTVAMARFILRGDIIE is encoded by the coding sequence ATGATACTGGCAACACAATTTCTTAACGTCGCATTGGCGATTACCTTTTTGGCGCTGGCGCTGGGGCAAATCATGTCCATGGTGCGGCTGGTCTTGGGGCCGACCTCGGGTGACCGCGTATTGGCGCTGGATACGATGGTGATCAACGCGCTGGGTCTGGTCATCGTGCTGGGCATCCATCAGGGCGTACAGATCTATTTCGAGGTGGCCTTGCTGATCGCCATGCTTGGCTTTGTCTCGACCGTGGCGATGGCCCGGTTTATCTTGCGAGGAGATATTATCGAATGA
- a CDS encoding H-NS histone family protein codes for MAIELKSMTRKELEKLKANVEKALERVEKTEMKAALAAAEKAAKAHGFSLAEIAGGSAAPATTAKPKKSAKPKTPGKPKYANPDDKGQTWTGKGRQPEWFKAAMAGGKSPEDVAV; via the coding sequence ATGGCAATTGAACTAAAATCAATGACACGGAAAGAGTTGGAAAAACTCAAAGCCAATGTTGAGAAAGCATTGGAGCGGGTTGAGAAGACCGAGATGAAAGCGGCATTGGCGGCGGCTGAGAAGGCGGCCAAGGCACATGGATTTAGTCTAGCCGAGATCGCGGGCGGAAGTGCGGCACCCGCAACCACAGCTAAACCAAAGAAGTCGGCCAAGCCAAAAACACCGGGCAAACCCAAGTACGCCAATCCAGACGATAAGGGTCAGACCTGGACCGGCAAGGGGCGTCAGCCTGAGTGGTTCAAAGCAGCGATGGCGGGGGGCAAGTCACCAGAGGATGTGGCCGTCTAA
- a CDS encoding replication-relaxation family protein yields the protein MPQVVSVSITPVILSALRFIYAYHHLTVKQVAEMVRMTPKAASDMLLRLERGQLLGFFGNVGIRGYGKTPKVYFLTRTGHRVLGEELAAIGEGLGPYRQIKMNTRWSPLMYHRIATVDVLSYVERDCTALKDYRLLGTLLEYRRERVGNRWRQETTDYVAEPHGADTRIVPDAGFALEHRASGKCALFLIEVDRGTTPLLSDQPETEVKSVVAKLGQYDRYLASRRVANRYPDLGTYSGFHLLFVTTSGARVANLRAAASASLNPAFHHLYRFSTLEAASHNLLHDAWLSRDHADHTTYRLIKGS from the coding sequence TTGCCTCAGGTTGTATCTGTTTCGATCACACCGGTGATCTTATCCGCCCTACGGTTTATCTACGCCTATCACCATCTGACGGTGAAGCAGGTGGCGGAGATGGTGCGCATGACGCCAAAGGCCGCGTCTGACATGCTTTTACGGCTCGAGCGGGGTCAGCTCTTAGGCTTCTTTGGCAACGTGGGTATTCGCGGATACGGGAAGACCCCGAAGGTCTATTTCTTGACCCGGACTGGTCATCGCGTTCTCGGTGAAGAGCTGGCCGCCATTGGCGAAGGGCTCGGCCCCTATCGCCAGATCAAAATGAACACGCGCTGGTCGCCGCTGATGTATCACCGCATAGCGACTGTGGATGTGCTGAGCTATGTCGAGCGCGATTGTACTGCGCTCAAGGATTATCGGCTCTTAGGTACCTTGCTGGAGTACCGGCGCGAGCGTGTTGGCAATCGCTGGCGGCAGGAGACCACTGACTACGTGGCTGAGCCGCATGGTGCAGACACTCGGATTGTGCCTGACGCCGGGTTTGCACTTGAGCATCGTGCCAGCGGCAAGTGCGCCCTCTTCTTGATCGAGGTTGATCGGGGCACAACGCCGCTCCTAAGCGATCAGCCGGAGACAGAGGTCAAATCCGTCGTTGCGAAGTTGGGCCAGTACGATCGCTATCTGGCCAGCCGCCGGGTCGCCAACCGCTATCCGGATCTGGGCACTTATTCGGGCTTTCATTTGCTATTTGTCACGACCAGCGGTGCGCGCGTCGCCAACCTGCGCGCGGCAGCAAGTGCGAGCCTCAATCCCGCCTTCCACCACCTCTACCGGTTCTCCACTCTGGAGGCCGCCAGCCACAACCTGCTGCATGATGCGTGGCTCAGCAGAGATCATGCAGACCACACCACCTACCGATTGATCAAAGGGAGTTGA
- the mnhG gene encoding monovalent cation/H(+) antiporter subunit G, giving the protein MTAQIIGTYFVSLCLVIGSGFVLVGAIGLLKFNDPMTRLHAPTKVGTVGIGMLLLASIVHSFDIGKPSTHEVLIMVFLFVTAPISANFIGKVNIHRRACDTPPDPPLDDTWSTLSVPETEREG; this is encoded by the coding sequence ATGACCGCGCAGATTATTGGGACATACTTTGTCAGCCTCTGCCTCGTGATCGGATCAGGTTTCGTTCTTGTTGGGGCGATTGGCCTGCTGAAATTCAACGATCCCATGACACGACTTCACGCTCCAACCAAAGTCGGGACGGTAGGGATCGGGATGTTGCTGCTGGCTTCGATCGTCCATTCCTTTGATATCGGTAAGCCATCGACGCATGAAGTGCTGATTATGGTGTTCCTTTTTGTGACGGCACCGATCTCGGCCAATTTCATCGGCAAGGTGAATATCCACCGGCGGGCCTGCGACACACCGCCGGACCCGCCATTGGATGATACATGGTCAACGCTCAGCGTCCCTGAGACGGAGCGCGAAGGTTAG
- a CDS encoding tyrosine-type recombinase/integrase produces MSHEPPTKHAMRLYDRSARRLYLNAAERQRFLEAARAAHPDVRSLGLTLLYTGCRISEALALRPEDVQADAGVIMFRTLKRRRDDVYREVPVPVELVHALERASGHRPPDEPIWQHRRQALNRSTG; encoded by the coding sequence ATGTCACATGAACCACCAACCAAGCACGCGATGCGCCTCTATGATCGGTCTGCGCGCAGGCTGTATCTCAATGCCGCAGAGCGACAGCGTTTCCTGGAGGCCGCGCGTGCGGCGCATCCAGATGTGCGGAGCCTTGGCCTGACCCTGCTCTACACCGGGTGTCGGATCTCGGAGGCCCTGGCGCTCCGGCCTGAAGACGTCCAAGCAGATGCAGGGGTGATCATGTTCAGGACACTCAAGCGCAGGCGCGATGATGTGTATCGCGAGGTGCCGGTTCCGGTTGAGCTGGTCCATGCGCTAGAACGGGCATCTGGGCACAGGCCGCCAGATGAGCCCATTTGGCAGCACCGACGCCAGGCCCTGAACCGCAGCACCGGATAG
- a CDS encoding type I secretion system permease/ATPase produces MSDQQSAKGQAELLETRKKSRGLYWIVGIFSFFVNLLMLTGPLYMLNVYDRVLSSRSFETLLALSVLVGFLYAMMGILDFVRGRVMGRVGARFQAGLDRRVFAAVLKATTLHRAPHEAATGLRDLESVQRLITSPALMALFDLPWAPLFFLGIFIFHPLMGILAIAGAVVLLIVAVLNQVMTRKSLQAANAAGFASERLGAHIRDESEMVHSLGMRGAAFDRWQMARGVSLDTTIDAADASGTFTAMTKAFRLFLQSAMLGLGAYLVLINELSPGAMIAGSILLGRALAPIELLVGQWALFQRGREGWRNLAVLLGQVPAEAPRTELPKPKARIEAEQVTVVPPGESQAALRLISFAAAPGQAIGVIGTSGAGKSTLARVLTGVWQPAGGKIRLDGAALDQYDPDVLGQHVGYLPQRVQLFDGTIKENIARMSMAPDDAKVIAAAKTADAHEMILRLPDGYDTQVSATTGRLSGGQIQRVGLARALYGDPVIVVLDEPNSNLDNDGSIALNKAIKALKADGRIVFIMAHRPSAIQECDLLLVIENGTRRAFGPKDEVLAEIVKNHGDIKRSTGKAGGVS; encoded by the coding sequence ATGTCTGACCAACAATCTGCAAAGGGCCAGGCAGAGCTTCTGGAAACGCGCAAAAAGAGCCGTGGCCTTTATTGGATTGTGGGCATCTTCAGTTTCTTTGTGAATCTGCTGATGCTGACCGGGCCGCTTTATATGCTGAACGTATATGACCGTGTTCTGAGTTCCCGGTCGTTTGAGACACTGTTGGCGCTGTCCGTTCTGGTCGGGTTTCTGTACGCGATGATGGGAATTCTGGACTTTGTGCGCGGGCGGGTCATGGGCCGCGTTGGCGCACGGTTTCAGGCCGGTTTGGACAGGCGCGTTTTTGCCGCCGTACTCAAGGCGACTACACTTCACCGTGCCCCGCATGAAGCGGCAACCGGCCTGCGTGACTTGGAATCTGTACAACGCTTGATCACGTCACCTGCCTTGATGGCGTTGTTTGATCTGCCATGGGCGCCGCTTTTCTTTTTGGGGATATTTATCTTTCACCCGCTCATGGGGATCTTGGCCATAGCGGGGGCGGTGGTCTTGCTTATTGTCGCAGTGCTTAATCAGGTGATGACGCGCAAATCGCTTCAGGCGGCCAATGCTGCTGGTTTCGCCTCGGAACGGCTGGGCGCCCATATCCGCGATGAGAGCGAGATGGTGCATTCGCTCGGGATGCGCGGAGCGGCCTTTGATCGCTGGCAAATGGCGCGCGGCGTGTCGCTGGATACGACAATTGATGCCGCTGATGCCTCGGGGACATTTACGGCGATGACCAAAGCGTTTCGTCTGTTTTTGCAGTCGGCGATGCTGGGTCTTGGGGCCTATCTTGTTTTGATCAACGAACTCTCGCCGGGTGCCATGATTGCAGGTTCAATTTTGCTGGGTCGTGCGCTGGCCCCGATTGAACTTTTAGTTGGGCAATGGGCACTGTTCCAGCGTGGCCGTGAAGGGTGGCGCAATCTGGCGGTTCTGTTGGGGCAAGTTCCGGCCGAGGCACCGCGTACTGAATTGCCCAAACCCAAGGCGCGGATTGAAGCGGAACAGGTGACGGTTGTTCCACCCGGTGAATCGCAGGCGGCGCTGCGCTTGATCAGCTTTGCTGCTGCACCGGGGCAGGCGATCGGAGTGATTGGCACCTCAGGCGCAGGCAAATCCACATTGGCGCGGGTGTTGACGGGCGTATGGCAGCCTGCAGGCGGTAAAATCAGGCTCGATGGGGCGGCATTGGATCAATATGACCCCGATGTATTGGGCCAGCATGTCGGATATCTGCCACAGCGGGTGCAGCTTTTTGATGGGACGATCAAGGAAAACATCGCGCGTATGTCGATGGCACCGGACGATGCCAAGGTGATTGCCGCGGCCAAAACCGCCGATGCGCATGAGATGATCCTGCGTTTGCCAGATGGGTATGACACGCAGGTGTCTGCCACCACCGGGCGCCTGTCGGGCGGGCAAATTCAACGGGTGGGTTTGGCGCGCGCGCTTTATGGCGACCCGGTGATTGTTGTTTTGGATGAACCGAATTCAAACCTCGACAATGACGGATCAATCGCGCTGAACAAGGCGATCAAGGCGCTCAAGGCTGACGGTAGGATTGTGTTCATCATGGCGCACCGACCGTCGGCCATTCAGGAATGCGATCTGTTGTTGGTCATTGAAAATGGCACGCGGCGCGCCTTTGGTCCCAAGGATGAGGTGCTGGCTGAAATCGTTAAGAACCACGGCGACATTAAACGCAGCACCGGCAAGGCAGGAGGTGTGTCATGA